CCGGATCCATCCGGCTCGAAGGGCGGGACATCTATTCGTCGGGGACCGACGTCTGCGCGTTGCGCAAGCGCGTCGGCATGGTCTTCCAGCGTCCCAACCCCTTCCCACTCTCGATTTACGACAACGTTGCCTTCGGGCTCCGGGTGGCGGGCCTGTGCAACCGCGACCGGATCGGGGAGATCGTCGAGCGCAGCCTCACGGCGGCCTGGCTGTGGGACCCGCTCAAGGACAAGCTGCAGGACCCCGCGTTGTCGCTGCCGCTGGATCAGCAGCAGCGTCTGTGCGTGGCGCGCCTGATTGCGGTGGAACCGGAGGTGATCCTGATGGACGAGCCCTGCTCGGCCCTGGACCCCATCTCCACCGCCCGCATTGAGGAACTGATGCTCGCGCTCAAGCTGAAGTACACGATCGTGATCGTGACCCACAACATGCAGCAGGCCGCCCGCATCTCGGATTATTCGGGTTACATGTTGCTGGGCGAAATGATAGAATTCGGCGACACGGCTGGAATATTCACCGCGCCGCGGGATAAACGAACCCAGGACTACATCAGCGGACGGTACGGATAAGGCGGGTGCATATGAAAAGGCATTTTGACGAGCAGTTGCAGGGATTGAAGAGCCATCTCATGAAAATGAGCGCGTTGGCGGAGGTGATGATCGCCGACGCG
This genomic stretch from Lentisphaerota bacterium harbors:
- the pstB gene encoding phosphate ABC transporter ATP-binding protein, with the translated sequence MSSTDTVISVRNLDLFYGDFHALKQVAMEVQTRHITALIGPSGCGKSTLLRTLNRMNDLIPGVRVTGSIRLEGRDIYSSGTDVCALRKRVGMVFQRPNPFPLSIYDNVAFGLRVAGLCNRDRIGEIVERSLTAAWLWDPLKDKLQDPALSLPLDQQQRLCVARLIAVEPEVILMDEPCSALDPISTARIEELMLALKLKYTIVIVTHNMQQAARISDYSGYMLLGEMIEFGDTAGIFTAPRDKRTQDYISGRYG